GCCGGGGCGGCGCCTCGCCGCGCAACGCCGCGAGGATGCCGTTCGCCGCCTCGGTGCCGTCCAGCGGGTCGCCCGCCAGCCGGCGGTGCAGCGCGGCCAGGTCCTCCCCCACCAGGTGGGAGGCGTAACCCAACCGCCGGTACGCGGACTGCGCGTTCGGGCTCGCGTAGGTGACCTTGCCACCGGCGTCCAGCCGGACCAGCCCGTCGCCGACGCGGGGGGCGGACGTCGTCTCGCCCGGGTGCCGGGGCGGCGGGAAGGTGCCGTCCGCGATCATCTGGGCGAGGTCGTCGGCGGTGGTCAGATAGTTGAGTTCCAGCTGGCTGGGCGTACGGGCGGTGGAGAGGTTGGTGTCCCGACCGACCACGGCGATCACCTCGCCGGCCTCGCCGTCGGCGGTGCGCAGCCGGACCGGGATCGCCTCGTGCCGGGCCGGCACGTCGCCGTACCAGACCGGGTCGCCCTCCCGCCAGATCCGCCCCTGGGAGTAAGCGACCCCCAGGTGGGCCACCTCCGAGCCGCCGATGATCCGGCCCACCTGATCGTCCTGGTACGCGGTGGGCGCGGTCGTCGGGCGGACCTGGGCGACACAGAGGAAGGTGCCCTCGGCGTCGACAGGCACCCAGAGCAGCAGGTCGGCGAAGGACAGATCGGAGAGCAGCTGCCAGTCGCCGGCGATGCGGTGCAGGTGGTCGATGTCGGCCGGACGGAGATGGGTGTGCTCCTCGGCGAGGTCGCGCAGCGTGGACACGGTGACCAGGGTGCCACGCCGCGCCGCGCCTCACATCGTCGCGGTGACCTTCTTCAGGCCGCGCGGCGCGTCCGGGTTCTCGCCACGGGTCAGTGCCAACGCCAGCGCGAGGCGCTGCAACGGCAGGATGTCCAGCAGTGGCGCGTACCGCTCGTCGACCTCGGGGACGGCGAGCCGGGTGGCGCCCGGCACGTCGGCGGAGCCGACGACCACCACGTCGGCACGGCGCTCGCCGAGGCGGGGCAGCACCTCGCCCATGGACCGGCCGCCCGGGCCGGAGCCGACCACGGCGAGCACCGGGACCTCCGGGTCGGTCATCGCGAGCGGGCCGTGCAGCAGGTCGGCGCCGGAGAAGGCGAGCGCCGGCAGGTACGAGGTCTCCATCAGCTTCAGCGCGGCCTCGCGGGCGGTCGGATAGGCGTACCCGCGGCCTGTGGTGACCAGTTGGCGGGCGAAGCGGTAGCGCGGCGCGAGCTGGGCCGGGGTGTCGTCGGCGAGCGTTCTGGTGGCGAGGTCGGGCAGCGCGGCGAGCGCCTCCCGCTCGGCCGCCGGGAGCACGCCGTCGCCGGCCCGGATGCCCTCGATGAGCATGAGCAGGGCGAGCAGCTCGGCGGTGTACGTCTTCGTCGCCGCCACCGCCCGCTCGTGCCCGGCGGCGATGTCGATGCTCAACTCGGCCGTGTCGGCCAGCGGGGAGCCGGGGGCGTTGGTCACCGCGAGGGTGAGCGCGCCGGAGGCCCGCGCGGAGCGCAACACCTCGGCCAGGTCGGGTGAGCCACCGCTCTGGCTGACCCCGACGACGAGCGCGTCGGACAGGTCGGGCCGGGCGCCGAACAGCGTGACCACGCTCGGCGAGGCGAGCCCGGCGGGCAGCCCGAGCCGGATCTCGGTCAGGTACGCCCCGTAGAGGGCCGCGTGGTCGGAGGTGCCCCGGGCGGTGAAGACCACGTGTCGCGGTCGCCGCTCGGCCACGACGGCCGCGACACGGGCGATAGCCGCGGCGTTGGCGCTGTCGAGCAGGCGCGCGTAGCCGGCGGGCTGCTCGTCGATGTCGGCGGCCATTCCGGACCCTGCACGTGTCACGAACAACTCCCCTCGTGCGCGATTGCCGCGCGTTTCCTGCTCAGTCTTGCACGGTAGGGTCGACAGCAGCAATTGTTCGAGCAGCACTGCGCAGTTGATCACTTGATCATCTCAATATCAACTACGCTGGCCCCGCTGTCTGAAGCTGCGACGAGAGGACACCGTGCCCGAGGGAAGGGACGACCCCGCGCTCTCCGCGACGGAGGAGCTGGCCCTGGCTCGGCTGGCACTTGACGAGGGTGACCTCCACCACGCGGCCGGCCACCTCGCCGGCGCGCTGGCACGGGCGCCCACACTGCCCGAGGTGCACGAGACGCTGGCCCGTCTCGCCGCGGCCGACGGCGGAGGGCTCGACCTCTTCCCGATCAACCACCACACCTTCGTGGGCGCGGTCGTCGCCCGCGCCCACCTGCTCGCCGCCGCCGGTCGCCCCGCCGAAGGGCTGGAACTGCTGGCCGCGGCGACCGGTCACGCCCCCGGCACCGAGTGGGCGGGCGTGCCGTGGGTGACAGCCTCCGAACTTGTCGAACGGCTGGAACCTGACCACATCGCCCGCGTCCTCATGCAGGTCTGCGCGGCGCTCACCGACCCGGTGCCACGGGCCGGCCGGGCAGCCCTCGCGCCGTACCTCACGCTGGCCCGCAACGCCGCCACCGTGCACCCCGAGCACGGCCTCCTGCTGGGCGCGGCGTCCGCGCTGGCCCGGCGGCTCGGCGAGGTCGCGCTGGCGATCCGCTGGGCCAGCCGGGGAGTACGGTGCCAGCCGTCGAAGATGGGCGAGGTCTGGCTCGGGTACGCGTACCGCAGCGCGGGTCGGACTCGTGACGCCCTCGCGGCGCTCGGCCGGGCCGTCGACCTGGACCCCGGCGACCTGGCCATCTACGCCGACATCGCCGGCACCCTTGCCGACAGCGGCCGACTCGACGAGGCGTTGGAGTGGACCGAGCGGGCGCTGGCCCGGGACCCGTCGTTCGACTGCGCGGTGCACACCGCCCACCGACTGCGGCACCTGCGCGACGGCGACCTGTCCCACCTGGTAGCGCTCGCCGACTTCATCCGTGACCACCCGGACGACAGCCACGAGCACGGCGATCTGGCCCAGTGCTGCCGGGGCCGGCCCTGGCTCGGGCAACTGACGCCGGCCGGCGGTCCCCTCGTCGACGCGCTCCGCCAGGCGGTCGCCCACGACGACATCGGTATCGGCGGCGCCGTACGCCTCGCGGCGGCAGCCCCACCGAGCGCCCTGCGGACGGCGACGGCGGTGGCCCCCGGACTGCGGATCGAGGTCGCCGGCGCGGCGGAGCCGGACCCGCGCGAGCCCCGACGCCCGTCCGCGCAGCGGCTGTGGCACTTCGCGGAGGACGTGCCGACGCCTGCGTTGCCGGCGCCCTCGCCGGCAGCCGTGGAACGGATCGCCCAGGTGGCGCACCCGGCGTGGCCGCACCCGCCGGCTGCCTACGACGCGGCGGTGGGCCTGGCCGGTCTCGACGTCGACGATCTGCTCGGGCTGCTGGTGCACCCGCCCGCGGCGCCGGCGAGCGGGCTGGGTCGACTGCTTGCCGCCCAGGATCCGTCGATCTGGGTCCGCGGGGTGCAGGTGTGGGCCTGTCTGGGGCTGCTGCACCAGCGCACCGACGAGCCCTGGGCGGATTCGACCCGACGGCGGGTGCTGCTGGACCTGGTCTGGGGTGTGGAGGACTGGGTCACCGAGGCGGCGCTGTTCGCCCTGATCACCGCCGCCTGGGTGGACCCGGCGGTGCGACCGGACGTGGCGCGCGTGGTGGCCGAGCGGTTGGCCGACGCGGCGGCCGTGGCCCAGGCCCGGCCGGTGCCGATCGCGGTCTCGCTGGCCCACCTCGCGCTGGCCGCGCCCACAGTGGACCCGGACACGGCGGCACTGGCCACCCGGATGCTCGGCGAGCGAACCCCCCGACTCCCCCGCCCCCGCAACCCGCTACGCCGCCTCTGGCAACGCCTGACCCGCCGCCCGTGAAAGAACGCGCCGCGCCTCCCCTCGGGGGACGACGCGGCGCGCGCTCTCGGTGGGGGTCAGGCGACCGGCGCCTTGCCGAGGGCGATCTCGGCCTCCTCCTCCGGGGTGGCCTGCGGCGGCGCCTCGTTGGCGGTGCGCAGCGGGATCTCCTTGATGAACCAGGCGAGCACCGGGATCACGATGGTGAACAGCACGGCCCAGAGGAACACGTGCGAGATCGCGTCCGAGAGACCGGTGAGGACCAGCTCACGTGCCTGGGCGGGCAGCTTCTTGAGCTGCTCCAGGTCCATCGCGCCCTCGCCGCCGCCGCTGAACGCCCTGCCGGCGGCCGAGTCGGCGAGCCGGTTGGCGAAGATCGCGCCGAACAGCGAGATGCCGAACGAGCCGCCGATCGACCTGAAGAAGGTGGCCGCGCCGCTGGCCGCGCCGAGGTCCTTCTGCTCCACGCTGTTCTGCGCGATCAGCATCGAGGTCTGCATGAGGAAGCCCATACCGGCGCCGAGCACGACCATGAAGAGCGAGGACTCCAGCTTGCTGGTTTCGGTGTCGAGCATGGACAGCAGCGCCATGCCCCCGGTCATCACCACGCCGCCGATGATCGGGTAGGCCCGGTACTTGCCGGTCTTGGTGATCGCCCGCCCGATGACAAGCGAGACGACAAGCATGCCGAACATCAGCGGCAGCAGCAGCAGCCCGCTGTTGGTGGCCGAGGCCCCCTGCACGGTCTGCTGGTAGAGCGGCAGGAAGTTCATCGCGCCGAACATCGCGAAACCGAGCAGGAAGCCGATCAACGAGATCAGCGCGAAGTTGCGGTTGGCGAAGAGCGCAAGCGGCAGGATCGGCTCCGGCACCCGGCGCTCCACCAGGCCGAACGCCACAAGCGTCACAAGCGCCAGCACGGCCAGGCCGAGGATCTGCGGCGAGGTCCAGTCGTACTCGTTGCCGCCCCAGGTGGTGATCAGCACGATCGCGGTGATGCCCACCGAGAGCAGGCCGGCGCCCAGCCAGTCGATCCGGTGCTCGGTGCGGTACTTCGGCAGGTGCATCGTGGTGATCAGCACGAGTAGCGCGATGCCACCCAGCGGCAGGTTCACGTAGAACGCCCAGCGCCAGGAGAGGTTGTCGGTGATGAAGCCACCGACAAGCGGGCCGGCGACCATGGCGATGGCCATGATGCCGGCGATCATGCCCTGGTAACGCCCACGCTCGCGCGGCGGAACCAGGTCGCCGATGATCGCCATCACGCCGACCATCAGGCCACCGGCCCCCAGGCCCTGCACGGCGCGGAAGGCGATGAGCTGCACCATGCCGTCCTGCGGGCCGCCGAACATGCCCGAGCCAGCCATGCCGCAGAGGGCCGATCCGACGAGGAAGATGACCACCGAGGTCAGGAAGACCGACTTGCGGCCGTAGAGGTCACCGAGCTTGCCCCAGATCGGGGTGGAGACTGTGGTGCCCAAAACGTACGCGGTGACCACCCAGGTGAAGTGGTCGAGACCGCCGAACTCGCCGACGATCCGCGGCAGCGCGGTGCTGACGATCATGTTGTCGAGCATCGCGAGCATCATCGCGATCATCAGCCCGAACAGCACGACCCGTACGTTGGGTCGTGCGCCGGCCTGTGTTGCCTGAGTCATGGGTAAGCTCCCCCCGAGAATTGCCATACTTACTTGCCGCCCGGCTAGTCACCTTACTAGCCGCACGGTAAGTTGGGTACCAACTGGCGGTCAAGTGATTTGGGGGGCGTGGGTGAGGGAGAGCACAGGCGGCACCCGAGAGCGGATCAAGGCCGTCGCGTTGGAGCTCTTCACCGAGCAGGGGTACGAGAAGACCTCGCTCCGGGAGATCGCCGAACGCCTCAATGTCACCAAGGCGGCGCTCTACTACCACTTCAAGAGCAAGGACGACATCGTCGCCAGCTTCGTCGAGGACCGGCTTGAGCAGATGGACGCGCTTACCGCCTGGGCCGACTCACAGCCGGCGACCCTGGCCACCCGCCGTACGCTCATCTCCCGCTACGCCGACACGATGTTCGGCGGCGACATGCCATCGGTGATGCGCTTCTTCGAGCAGAACCAGACAGTGCTCAAGAGCCTCTCCTCCGGCCAGCAGATGCGTGACCGGATGATGCGGCTGGCCAGCGCGCTCTGCCGAGGCGACGACTCCCCCGCCGCGCAGCTACGCGGCGCCCTGTCGCTGTTCGCCGTGCACACCAGCTGGTTCGCCGTGCGGGCACCGGGCATCACCGACGGGGATCGCCGCCGGCTCGCGCTGGAGGTGGCCGACGAGTTGCTGGCCGCGATCGGCGCGGAGCCCGACGAGGACCCGGCCTCGGCCAACACGGCCGGCGCGCACGGCTGACGAGCCAGCTCGGCAAGCAGGCGGCTCGACGGGCCGGCCGGTCAGGCGCGGGGCAACTCCCGCCGCAGGCCGAGCAGGGCCACGCCCTCCACCGGCGACCAGTCCTTCTCCGGCATTCGGACGAACCCGAGGCGCTCGTAGAGGCGGTGGGCCGAAACTGCCATCCCCGCCCGGACGCAGATCACGACAGCCGTGCAGCCCAACTCGGCCGCCCGGTCGACGCACGCCTGGGCCAGCACCGCGCCGACACCCCGCCCCTGCGCGGCCGGGTCGACGGCCAGCATGCGGAACTCCGCCTCGCCCGGCCCGGACAGCTCGGCGAACGGGGTGCCCGGCAACACGAAGGTGACCGAGCCGAGCACCGCGCCGGTCGCCTCGTCCACAGCGATCAGCACCTCACCGCTGGCCGCCCGGGTCGACACGTCGGCAAGCACCGCCCCGTACCCGTGCTCGCCCTTGAGCTGCCCATCCGCCTCGTACGCGGCAACTGTCAGCCGGGCGACCGCCGGGAAGTCGGCCGTGTCGGCGAGCCGGACCAGCAGGCCGCTCAACCGATCACCGCGATCAGGTCGCCGTCCTGCACGACGTCGCCCTCGTGCACGGCGAGCTGCTGGACCACGCCGTCGGCCTCGGCGACCACCGGGATCTCCATCTTCATCGACTCGAGAATCACCAGGGTGTCGCCCTCGGACACGGTGTCGCCCGCCGACGCGACGACCTTCCAGACGTTCGCCACCATCTCGGCGCGGATCTCCTCGGCCATGTCCACGGCCCTCCCTTTTTCGCGATGTGCCTGCCGACGTATCCAATCACGCGAGGGTGGGACGCGGGAGCGGAGCGGTGCGGCCCGCGTGCCGGGGCTGCCCCGGGGAAAGGCACCGGGTGCCGAGCGCACTACCATCAGCGGGTCGGACCCGACGCCGGGCGGCCGGTGGGTGCACCGGCGCGAGGCCGCGCGCAGCACGGATCCGACCCGACACGAGGAGGTCAGCATGGCGAAGAAGTCCCGCAAGAAGAAGGCTCGTAAGAAGAGCGCCGCGAACCACGGCAAGCGTCCCAACTCCTGAACGCGCCGACGGGCCAACGGCCCGTCACCGGTCAGCTGGACCCGGCGGAGGCCGGGTACGCCTGTGGCCCGGGTCGACGATCGACCCGGGCCACAGGTGTTTCACGATTTCGGTACGCCGACGCTCAGTCGGCAAGCTCGCGGGAGTCGCTGGTCTCGAAGACCACCAACTCGGTGAGCTTGACCCGCAGCCGCTCACGCAGCTGATCGGGTGCGGTCTCGTTACCGCAGCAACGGGCCACAAGCGCCCGCACCTCCTGCTCGAGTCCGTACTCGCGCAGGCACGGCCCGCACTCGTCGAGGTGGTGCCGGATCAGCGAGCGCCGCTCGTCGGCGCACTCGAGATCCAGGTAGAGGTAGACCTCCGCGAGCACCTCGCGGCAGTCCGTCTCGTGCGGCTTTCCACAGCTCACGTCACACCTCCCGGCCGGCAGCGGCAGCGGTCGAGCCCTTCGCGGACCGGGCCGGGCTGAAGCCACGCTCCGCGGCGTACTGCTCGAGCAGCTTGCGCAGATTACGACGGCCGCGGTGCAGACGCGACATCACGGTGCCGATCGGCGTGCCCATGATGTCGGCGACCTCCTTGTAGGAGAAGCCCTCCACGTCGGTCAGGTAGACGGCCAGGCGGAA
The DNA window shown above is from Micromonospora lupini and carries:
- a CDS encoding TetR/AcrR family transcriptional regulator, which codes for MRESTGGTRERIKAVALELFTEQGYEKTSLREIAERLNVTKAALYYHFKSKDDIVASFVEDRLEQMDALTAWADSQPATLATRRTLISRYADTMFGGDMPSVMRFFEQNQTVLKSLSSGQQMRDRMMRLASALCRGDDSPAAQLRGALSLFAVHTSWFAVRAPGITDGDRRRLALEVADELLAAIGAEPDEDPASANTAGAHG
- a CDS encoding SIS domain-containing protein, which encodes MAADIDEQPAGYARLLDSANAAAIARVAAVVAERRPRHVVFTARGTSDHAALYGAYLTEIRLGLPAGLASPSVVTLFGARPDLSDALVVGVSQSGGSPDLAEVLRSARASGALTLAVTNAPGSPLADTAELSIDIAAGHERAVAATKTYTAELLALLMLIEGIRAGDGVLPAAEREALAALPDLATRTLADDTPAQLAPRYRFARQLVTTGRGYAYPTAREAALKLMETSYLPALAFSGADLLHGPLAMTDPEVPVLAVVGSGPGGRSMGEVLPRLGERRADVVVVGSADVPGATRLAVPEVDERYAPLLDILPLQRLALALALTRGENPDAPRGLKKVTATM
- a CDS encoding biotin/lipoyl-binding carrier protein, whose product is MDMAEEIRAEMVANVWKVVASAGDTVSEGDTLVILESMKMEIPVVAEADGVVQQLAVHEGDVVQDGDLIAVIG
- the rsrA gene encoding mycothiol system anti-sigma-R factor; its protein translation is MSCGKPHETDCREVLAEVYLYLDLECADERRSLIRHHLDECGPCLREYGLEQEVRALVARCCGNETAPDQLRERLRVKLTELVVFETSDSRELAD
- a CDS encoding 50S ribosomal protein bL37 → MAKKSRKKKARKKSAANHGKRPNS
- a CDS encoding MDR family MFS transporter yields the protein MTQATQAGARPNVRVVLFGLMIAMMLAMLDNMIVSTALPRIVGEFGGLDHFTWVVTAYVLGTTVSTPIWGKLGDLYGRKSVFLTSVVIFLVGSALCGMAGSGMFGGPQDGMVQLIAFRAVQGLGAGGLMVGVMAIIGDLVPPRERGRYQGMIAGIMAIAMVAGPLVGGFITDNLSWRWAFYVNLPLGGIALLVLITTMHLPKYRTEHRIDWLGAGLLSVGITAIVLITTWGGNEYDWTSPQILGLAVLALVTLVAFGLVERRVPEPILPLALFANRNFALISLIGFLLGFAMFGAMNFLPLYQQTVQGASATNSGLLLLPLMFGMLVVSLVIGRAITKTGKYRAYPIIGGVVMTGGMALLSMLDTETSKLESSLFMVVLGAGMGFLMQTSMLIAQNSVEQKDLGAASGAATFFRSIGGSFGISLFGAIFANRLADSAAGRAFSGGGEGAMDLEQLKKLPAQARELVLTGLSDAISHVFLWAVLFTIVIPVLAWFIKEIPLRTANEAPPQATPEEEAEIALGKAPVA
- a CDS encoding tetratricopeptide repeat protein, whose protein sequence is MPEGRDDPALSATEELALARLALDEGDLHHAAGHLAGALARAPTLPEVHETLARLAAADGGGLDLFPINHHTFVGAVVARAHLLAAAGRPAEGLELLAAATGHAPGTEWAGVPWVTASELVERLEPDHIARVLMQVCAALTDPVPRAGRAALAPYLTLARNAATVHPEHGLLLGAASALARRLGEVALAIRWASRGVRCQPSKMGEVWLGYAYRSAGRTRDALAALGRAVDLDPGDLAIYADIAGTLADSGRLDEALEWTERALARDPSFDCAVHTAHRLRHLRDGDLSHLVALADFIRDHPDDSHEHGDLAQCCRGRPWLGQLTPAGGPLVDALRQAVAHDDIGIGGAVRLAAAAPPSALRTATAVAPGLRIEVAGAAEPDPREPRRPSAQRLWHFAEDVPTPALPAPSPAAVERIAQVAHPAWPHPPAAYDAAVGLAGLDVDDLLGLLVHPPAAPASGLGRLLAAQDPSIWVRGVQVWACLGLLHQRTDEPWADSTRRRVLLDLVWGVEDWVTEAALFALITAAWVDPAVRPDVARVVAERLADAAAVAQARPVPIAVSLAHLALAAPTVDPDTAALATRMLGERTPRLPRPRNPLRRLWQRLTRRP
- a CDS encoding GNAT family N-acetyltransferase, producing MSGLLVRLADTADFPAVARLTVAAYEADGQLKGEHGYGAVLADVSTRAASGEVLIAVDEATGAVLGSVTFVLPGTPFAELSGPGEAEFRMLAVDPAAQGRGVGAVLAQACVDRAAELGCTAVVICVRAGMAVSAHRLYERLGFVRMPEKDWSPVEGVALLGLRRELPRA